The DNA segment CAGCTCGGCGGTCCCGACCTGGATATTGTAGGCCGGATCGAAGAGATCGCCGGGCGGGATTCCCTCGGCCTTGGCCCGCATGGTGGCCGTCGCCGGCAGAAGCTGCATCAAGCCCCTCGCATTGGCCGAAGAGCTGATCCACGGCATGAAGGCGCTTTCCTGCCGCATCAGGGCCACGACCAGGGCCGGCGGCAGGCCTTCGTGCGAAGCCGATTTCTCCACCAAGCTGCGATAGGCGAAGGGATACATCATGTGGATGCGAAAGCTTTCGGCGCTGGCGCTGTCGGGGAAGGCGACTTTCATTTTATCCCAATACTTTTGGCCGAACTGAACCGGGATGAAATAGGCGTGGCTGCCCTTGGCCAGCTCCAGCAGGCGGCCGCGGCCCTGAGGATCGCCTTCGCTCTTTTCGATCGCCGCGTCGAGCTCGGCCTGGGCGAAGCGGCCCAGCCCGGCTTCGGACAGGGCCACCGCCTTGTGGAAATGAAGCTCGGCCGCGGTTTTGGTCGAGCTCGCCGCCGGCGCCGCGGTCTTCCGCCAATCGGCCGGGACCTGGGGCGTCTTGCTCAAGTCCTCGGAATTTTGCAGCCGCTTCAAGGCCATGAAGCCGTAATAGCTGAAGGGCGCGACCTGGCCCGCCGTCTTCCAGTAAGCTTCGGCCTCGCTTTTCTTGCCATCGCGCTCGGCGATCCGGCCCAGCCAGTAGAGCGCCTTGCCGCGAGTCGCGCCGTCGGAGGCGCCTTGCTGCATGGCCTCGAGCCAGCGCTTGGCCGTGGCCCCATCGTCTTTCCGATAGGCCGTCCAAGCCGCGGCCCAGAGTCCTTTGTCGCGAAAGCTTCCCTGCGGATAGGCTTGGGCCAGCCGATCGAAGAAGCCGGCGGCCTCGCTGAAGCGGCCGGCTTGGTGCTGAACCATCCCCGCTCGGTAGAGCGCTTCCTCGCCCTCGGCGGTGCCGGGGTAGAGCCGTTGGACCTTTTCGAACTCGGCGATCGAGCCGGCCTCGTTGCCGCTGCGCAACAAGGCCAGGCCGCGGTGAAGCAGGGCGCTCCGGGCCAAGTCGGGCGGAACGCCGGCGCCGGGCTGAAGATAAGGCAGCGAGGCGCCGTAGCGGCGGAGCGCGTAGAGGCTTTCACCCTTTTTCACCCGGGCGACGCTCGATTCTCCGCCGGCCGCGTCGTAGGCGGCCAGAGCTTGGGTATAGGATTTGGCTTCGAAGAGGCGGTCGGCGCGGCGCAATTGCTCGGCGGCCGTGAGCGCCGGCGCCGGCAAGGCCAATTTTCCCCGCTCCTCGGCGAGACGGTCGGCGGCGGCCGAGGCCGGATATTCGACTTCCAGCTCGCGAAAACGTACCAGGGCCGCCGCTTGGTTGCCGGCGGCGGCCTCGGTCAGGCCGAGCTGGAGCAGGGCTTCGCCCTTCCAGGCCTCGGGCAGCGTAGGCAGGAGCTCTTCGAGCCGGCGCTTGGCTTCGGGGATTTCGCCGCGCTCGCGCAAGCCCCGGGCGATTTGGATTTTGGCCGGATCGACCCACAGGCTTCCGGGCTCCTGTTTGACCAATTCCTCGAGCGCTTTGAGCCCGCCGGCGGTGTCACCCAGCTCCAAGCGGCTTCGGCCCAAGGCCCAGAGGTAATAATCGTGGAGAGCGTGGCCGGCCGCCGACTTAGCCTTGGCCAGCGCGGCATTGGCCGCGGCGTAGTCCCGCCGCGAAAAGGCCTCGTAGCCCTGTTGAAAGGCCGAATCCAGCGACCAAAGTGAAGGGGACGGCAGGCAGAGGAAAAGGGCGAGCGTCAGTCGCCGCAAAAAGGAAATCATCATGGAGAAAGGTTTAGTTTCTTCCGGCGGGAAGGCCAACAGATTTTTCGCTTCAGTCGGAATAGGCTTGAACCATCGTGACCAGCTCTTTGGCGTTGCAGGCCTTGCTCAAGTAGCCCTTGGCGCCCAGCGAGAGGCTTTCCTCGGCGATCTCCTCGTCGGAGAGCGCGGTCAGGACCACGATGGGAGTGGCGGCCAGCTCCTTGTGCTTTTTGAGCTCACGCATGAAGCCGAAGCCGCTCATGCCCGGAAGCATGAGGTCTAATAGAATCAAATGAGGCTTGCTGGCGATGGCGGTTTCGAGACCCTCTTGCGGCGAGGCGGCGACATGGCACTCGAAGTGATTGGCTTCAAGGGTCTCTTTAAGGAGCGTTAAGATATCGGGATCGTCATCGATCACGAGCACACGCTTCACTTTTGGGATCATTCGGGTTCCCCCTCAGGTTTTTCCCTTAACCGAAGACCGGGGGCTGCCTTAGCAAAGAACCGGCCATGAGTACAATCGAGAAATTGGGGATCCTTTTCTCAAATTTCTATTTTAGTCTAAATTTTAGGGCTAAGTTAAGATCTTATCCGCAATTATGCTCGCCGAAAGCCACATTTTGACTTGGGGCTTGTTGATTTTCGCCTTTTCCCTTTTGATCTTGGGCTATTGGCTGGGTTTGGGGCGGGGACGAACGGGGTCGAAACCCAAGGGAACGGCGATTCAGCCGGGTCCGGGCCGCTTGCCCCAGGGGAGCCTGGACCGGGTCCTGAACACCATCGCCGACCCCATCTTCGTGAAGGACCGGGAGCACCGCTGGGTTCTGCTCAACGATGCCTGCTGCCAATTCATCGGCCATCGCCGCGAAGAGCTCCTCGGGCATTCCGATTACGAGTTTTTCCCGAAAGAAGAGGCCGACGTCTTTTGGCAGAAAGACGAGGAGGTCTTTTCGACCGGTCAAGTCAACCTCAACGAGGAATCTTTCACCGACCGCGCCGGTCAGAAGCACATCATCGTCACCCGCAAATCGCTTTACATCGACGAGCAGCGTCGGCCTTTCATCGTCGGGACCATTCGCGACGTCTCGGCCCGGCGCTTGGCCGAGGAAGAATTGCGCAAGGCTCGGGACCAGCTCGAGCTTCGGGTCGCGCAGCGCACCGCCGAGCTTTCGCGAATCAACGAAGAGCTGGTCAAGGAGATCCAGGAGCGCTCCCGGGCCGAGGAGGAGCTGAAGCGGAGCGAGAAGCAATACCGCGACTTGGTCGAGACCTCGCACGATTTGATCTGGTCGGTCGATGCCGAGGGCCGTTGGACCTTCCTCAACCGCGAAGCCGCCCGCCGGATTTACGGTTACGAGCCCGAGGAGATGCTGGGCCGGGCCTTTACCGAATTCGAAAAGCCGGCCCAAGCGCTCAAGGATATGGAGGTCTTCCAGCGGGTCAAGTCCGGCCAGCCCTTGTTTCATTACGAAACCGAGCATTTGAAAAAGAACGGGACGCCGATCTACTTGAGCTTCAACGCGCTGGTGGCTCGCGATGCCCAGGGGAAGGTGGTCGGCACCACCGGCACCGCCAGCGACGTCACCGCCCGGCGCTTGGCCGAGGAAAAGCTGCGGGAGAGCGAGGAGCGGATCCGCACCATCATCGACCATGCCATGGACGCGATCGTGGTCCTCG comes from the bacterium genome and includes:
- a CDS encoding transglycosylase SLT domain-containing protein produces the protein MMISFLRRLTLALFLCLPSPSLWSLDSAFQQGYEAFSRRDYAAANAALAKAKSAAGHALHDYYLWALGRSRLELGDTAGGLKALEELVKQEPGSLWVDPAKIQIARGLRERGEIPEAKRRLEELLPTLPEAWKGEALLQLGLTEAAAGNQAAALVRFRELEVEYPASAAADRLAEERGKLALPAPALTAAEQLRRADRLFEAKSYTQALAAYDAAGGESSVARVKKGESLYALRRYGASLPYLQPGAGVPPDLARSALLHRGLALLRSGNEAGSIAEFEKVQRLYPGTAEGEEALYRAGMVQHQAGRFSEAAGFFDRLAQAYPQGSFRDKGLWAAAWTAYRKDDGATAKRWLEAMQQGASDGATRGKALYWLGRIAERDGKKSEAEAYWKTAGQVAPFSYYGFMALKRLQNSEDLSKTPQVPADWRKTAAPAASSTKTAAELHFHKAVALSEAGLGRFAQAELDAAIEKSEGDPQGRGRLLELAKGSHAYFIPVQFGQKYWDKMKVAFPDSASAESFRIHMMYPFAYRSLVEKSASHEGLPPALVVALMRQESAFMPWISSSANARGLMQLLPATATMRAKAEGIPPGDLFDPAYNIQVGTAELKAMLDRNGGNWPLAFSAYNAGPGRAKEWSASFGQLKTDEFIEEIPFAETNLYAKLVLRNYWSYRTLYP
- a CDS encoding response regulator gives rise to the protein MKRVLVIDDDPDILTLLKETLEANHFECHVAASPQEGLETAIASKPHLILLDLMLPGMSGFGFMRELKKHKELAATPIVVLTALSDEEIAEESLSLGAKGYLSKACNAKELVTMVQAYSD
- a CDS encoding PAS domain S-box protein is translated as MLAESHILTWGLLIFAFSLLILGYWLGLGRGRTGSKPKGTAIQPGPGRLPQGSLDRVLNTIADPIFVKDREHRWVLLNDACCQFIGHRREELLGHSDYEFFPKEEADVFWQKDEEVFSTGQVNLNEESFTDRAGQKHIIVTRKSLYIDEQRRPFIVGTIRDVSARRLAEEELRKARDQLELRVAQRTAELSRINEELVKEIQERSRAEEELKRSEKQYRDLVETSHDLIWSVDAEGRWTFLNREAARRIYGYEPEEMLGRAFTEFEKPAQALKDMEVFQRVKSGQPLFHYETEHLKKNGTPIYLSFNALVARDAQGKVVGTTGTASDVTARRLAEEKLRESEERIRTIIDHAMDAIVVLDANGRITYWNPQAERCFGWSSLEAMGRQAAELIMPPEHREIYERLMQRFLKTGHEAMMNRRVETTARHSDGHEFPVEISVSPLKWGGDHVFSAFVRDITESKRAEEAIRQKSEDLARSNKELQDFAYVASHDLQEPLHKIIAFGDRLRLNTAGSLSEKAADSLERIQRAALRMRQLIDDLLLYARVTTRARPYEEVDLAAVMREVLSVLEWRIAESKARIEIGELPVIEADRSQMLQLFQNLTSNALKFAKPGEPPEVNIHGRTGGDGQAEIWIEDRGIGFEEKFADVIFKPFQRLHGRNEYEGTGMGLAICQKIVARHSGSIEVSSRPGEKTVFKVKLPVHPPRAQAA